The genomic interval GACCAAGTCCAACAAGGACTTCCTGAACCAGATGAACCAGCTGGCCTAGCCCGGCCGGCCGGCGGGACCGGACCACCCCCCGCCAAGTAGCGGTTTTTGCGTTTCTCCCCTCCCCCTGCTATGCTGTGAGGCCCATTGAGGAGGTGCGCCGTGAAGGCTGGCATTCATCCGGACTACATTGACACCACGATCACCTGCAACTGCGGAGAGGTCATCCACACCCGCTCCACCGTGCCGTCGATCCGGGTGGAGGTCTGCTCCAAGTGTCATCCCTTCTTCACCGGGAAGCAGAAGTTCCTGGACACCGCCGGGCGCGTCGAGCGCTTCCAGCGGAAGTACAAGAGGAAGGGGACCGCAGAGGGGTAGGGCCCGGCTCGGCGCCGCGCCGCGCACCGAGCCGCAGACCCGGCAGCATCCGGATTCCGGTCGTCCCTCGCCGCGGCGACGCCGCCTCCCGAGTGTCCAAGCCTGAGGCGCCCGCATGTTCGACAAGCTCCGACAGATCGAGGAACGCTACGGCGAGCTGAACCGCTCGCTCTCCGATCCGCAGGTGATCGGACAGCCCGCGGTCTACGCGCGCACCGCCAAGGCCGCCTCCGAGCTGGCCGAGACGGTGGCCAAGTTCGAGGAGTACAAGGGGGTGCTCGCCCGCATCTCGGAAGCGCGCCACATCGTCGCCGAGGACGCCGACCGCGAGATGCGCGAGCTGGCCCAGGCCGAGGTCGACGAGCTGACCGCGCGGCAGGGCGCGCTCGAGGAGGATCTCCGCGCGCTGCTGATTCCCCGCGATCCCAACGACGACAAGAACGTCTTCCTCGAGATCCGGGCCGGCGCAGGCGGCGACGAGGCCGGGCTCTTCGCGGCGGAGCTGTTCCGCATGTACACCAAGTACGCGGAGCAGAAGCGCTGGAAGTGGGAAGTGATGGACAGCCATCCCACCGGGGTCGGCGGCCTCAAGGAGGTCGTCGCGCTGCTGCAGGGCCGCGGGGCCTGGAGCCGGCTCAAGTTCGAGCGCGGGGTGCATCGCGTCCAGCGGGTGCCCGCCACCGAGTCGAGCGGGCGCATCCACACCTCCACCGTGACGGTGGCGGTACTGCCCGAGGCCGAGGACGTCGACGTCAAGGTGGACGAGAAGGACATCCAGGTCGACGTCTACCGCGCTTCCGGTCCGGGCGGCCAGGGCGTCAACACCACCGATTCCGCGGTGCGGCTCACCCATCTGCCCACCGGCCTGGTCGTCACCTGCCAGGACGAGCGCTCGCAGATCAAGAACCGCGCGAAGGCCCTGCGGGTGCTCAAGGCCCGCCTGCTCGAGCGCGCGCAGGAGGAGCAGGCCGCCGCCATCGCGGCGGACCGCCGCAGTCAGGTCGGTACCGGCGAGCGCAGCGAGCGCATCCGCACCTACAACTTCCCGCAGGGGCGCGTGACCGATCACCGCATCAACGTCACGCTGCACCGGCTGCCCGCGGTGCTGGAGGGCGACCTCGACGAGCTGATCGACGCCCTCCGCGAGCGCGATCAGAGCCAGAAGCTGGCGGAGAGCGTGCCGTGATCGACCTGGCCACCGAGCGGAGCGTGACCGCGCTGCTCCGGCGCGGGACCGCGATCCTCGAGGCGTCCGGGCTCGAGACGGCGCGGGCGGAGGCGGAATGGCTGCTCGCCGCGC from Candidatus Methylomirabilota bacterium carries:
- the rpmE gene encoding 50S ribosomal protein L31; translation: MKAGIHPDYIDTTITCNCGEVIHTRSTVPSIRVEVCSKCHPFFTGKQKFLDTAGRVERFQRKYKRKGTAEG
- the prfA gene encoding peptide chain release factor 1, with translation MFDKLRQIEERYGELNRSLSDPQVIGQPAVYARTAKAASELAETVAKFEEYKGVLARISEARHIVAEDADREMRELAQAEVDELTARQGALEEDLRALLIPRDPNDDKNVFLEIRAGAGGDEAGLFAAELFRMYTKYAEQKRWKWEVMDSHPTGVGGLKEVVALLQGRGAWSRLKFERGVHRVQRVPATESSGRIHTSTVTVAVLPEAEDVDVKVDEKDIQVDVYRASGPGGQGVNTTDSAVRLTHLPTGLVVTCQDERSQIKNRAKALRVLKARLLERAQEEQAAAIAADRRSQVGTGERSERIRTYNFPQGRVTDHRINVTLHRLPAVLEGDLDELIDALRERDQSQKLAESVP